The Streptomyces sp. NBC_01298 genome contains the following window.
TGCGGTCCCGCCCGGAGCCTGGCGGTTCTCGGCCAGTGCGTGCTCGATCTCCTCGCGGGTCATCGTGCTCACTTCTGCTCCTCCTGGGTGCCGGTGCCGGTGCTGTCCGTGCTGCTGACGGGGTGCGTCGCCCATTCCAGGAGTCCGAGGAAGGCCCGGTTGAGCAGGGTGGTGTCGGCCGCGCGCAGTGGCCGCTGCGACCTCAGCAGGGCCTGGCCGTACAGCGATTCGACGGCGGTGCCGGTCAGGGCCTCGTCGGGGAGGGCGGCGATCCGGCGGATGAGCGGGTTGTTGTGGTTGAGCACGAGGCGGGCGCGCGGGGCGGAGCCGCGCAGCGAACCGAGGATGCCGCTCCACAGCGAGTCGGCGCTTTCGAGGGCGGCGGTGCGGTCGCGCTCCTGACGGGCCTGGCGGTCGTCGAGGTAGAGCGCGGGGACGGCTGCGGGCTGGAAGGCGCGCAGGACGACGTCGCAGCTCTGCGGTTCCAGGCGGGTCCGGGCGGTGGCCAGGAAAGGGGTCAGGGCCAGTTCGGCGGAGGTCGGCACCGGATCGAGCCGTTCGGTGACGGCTCCCGCGTCGAGCTCGGTGACCTTGAGCTCCGGCCGGACGGCGGGCAGCAGCGCCAGCAGGTCGGCGTCGTAGGTGTAGCCGGCGTTGATGACTCCGAGACCGTGGGCCGCCGCGATCGGGGCGATCTGGCGGAACTCCTCCACGGTCCGGGTGAAGTGGATCTCGGTGTGCGCGGAGGCGAACTGCTCCAGGCTCATCGAACCGTCGCTGGTCTCGAACGGCAGCCAGGGCAGCATCAGGCCGAGCAGTTCGGCGTCGTGCCGGGCCAGCGATTTCACCCCGAGGTGGTGGACGGCGAGGAAGGCGGCCAGCCGCTCGGGTTCGCTGGTGGCCAGCTCTGCGAGCCAGGCGCGGACTCGGGCACCGAGGGCCTCGCGGACGGCGGCCAGGGTTTCGTCGTCGTACAGGTTCTCGCGGGAGGCGGTGGGCCGCAGGGTGTCGGTGTCGAGGACGGCGCGGACGAAGAACGCCCAGTCGGGCAGCAGGTTGTCGGCCTTGTCGGTCAGCAGCATGCCCTTGAGGTGGACGCGGTGTCCGGACCGGTGGGCGGGGCTGGTCGGCTCGGGCAGGACGTACGCGACTCCGCGCACTCCCGCCACGGGAAGGTCGAGGTCGATGCTGTCGAGGGGGGTGAAACCGAAGAGCCGCGCGCAGTGCCCGGCGAGCGCGACGCGGCGGGCCGCGGGGGTCGGGAAGGGCCGGTCCCAGACGGCGGGCCGGTCGGTGACCGGGCGGGGCCCGGTGGCGGAGCCGTCGTCGAAGGTGATGTCGTAGGGCAGCAGGGAGCCGTAGTCGCGGGCCAGCCGCTCGACCTTGGCCGGGACGGTCCACTCCTCGGCGCCGGGGCGGGCTTCCAGGACGACGGTGGTGCCGGGCTCCGGGCGGGCGTCGGAGGGGAGTTCGCGGACGGTGTAGGAGCCGTCGTCCGTGGCCAGCCATTCGACGGGCGCGGCCAGCGGATCGCGGGCGGAGCGGGTGACCACGCGGATCTCGCGGGCGACGACGAAACAGGCGAGCAGTCCGATGCCGAACTGGCCGAGGAACTCCTGGCGGGTGGTCTCCAGGCCGTGTGGGCCTCCGCGCTTGGAGCTGCGGCCGATGGTCGCGAGGAGGGAGTGGGCCTCGTCGGCGGTCAGGCCGATGCCGCTGTCCTCGATGGTCACCCGGTTTCCGGTCGCCGACAGCCGGATGCGGATCTCGGCGGCGGGGTCCAGGGCGTGGCGGGCGGTGACGGCGTCGACTGCGTTCTGGAGAAGCTCGCGGACGTACACGCGGGGGCTGGAGTAGAGGTGATGGGAGAGCAGGTCGACCAGGCCGCGCAGGTCGACCTGGAAGGTGTTCGGATGGGGCTCTTCGGACGTCATGGGGTGTCACCTCGCGTGCTGGTACGGGTTGTTCGGCGACCGCGAGGTACCCCCCTCACAGATCCCGGAGTGAGGAACAGCGTAGGGGGATGATCTGACAATCCCTCCGTGAATTCCGGGGCCTTCGGGGCTTCTCCGAAGCCCGCCGGAGCTTCTCCGAAGATCATTCCGCTTATTGGAACCGAAGGAATTGCGGCGGCACCGCGTCCGCCAGCCACACTCCATTGGCGCTGATCCGAAAGACGTGCCCCGCGGCGCGCATCGCTCCCGCGTCCACGGCGAGGACGACCGGCCGGCCGCGCCGGGCGCCGACGCGGGTCGCGGTCTCCCGGTCCGGGGAGAGGTGGACGTGGTGGCGGGCCATCGGACGCAGTCCCTCGGCGCGGATCGCGTCCAGGGCGGCGGCGACGGTGCCGTGGTAGAGGTACGCGGGCGGTTCGGCCTCCGGCAGGCCCAGGTCCACGGCGACGGTGTGCCCCTGGCTGGCGCGGATCCGGCTGCCGTCGACGGCGAAGCGCTGCTTGTCGTTGGCGGCGACCACGTGGTCGAGCTCGGCCCGGCTGATGGGGAAGCCGTGGGCGGCGGTGGCGTTCAGAAGCTCGTCGATCTCCACCCAGCCCTGCGGGTCGAGCACCAGTCCGATGCGTTCCGGCTGATGGCGGAGGTGTTTCGAGACGTATTTGGACACCTTGACGGTGCGCTTGTCATCCATTCGCCCAGCGTGACGGCTCGGCCGGGTCCGGCGCAGCGATTTTTCGCCCTTCTTCCGAACCTGGACTCCCTCTATCGCGTTTCCAAGATACGGAATACATTTTCCGCTGAACTGCCACTCAAGGGGAAGAAAAGTATGACAAACAGTGCGTCTCTGTCTCTGTCTCGGCGGGCCACCGCCGAGCTCGTCGGCACCGCCGCCCTCCTCGTGGTCGTCATCGGATCGGGAATCCAGGCCGCGGCCCTCACCTCCGATACGGGCGTCGCCCTAGTCGCCAACTCGCTCGCCTCGGCCATCGGGCTCGGGCTGATCATCACGCTCTTCGGGCCGCTCTCGGGCGCCCACCTCAACCCGGTGGTCACCCTCACGGCCTGGTGGGGCCGGCGCAGCGGTGGCGAAGGAGTCGGCGGCCGGGAGGCCCTGGTCTACGTGGCGGCCCAGACCGCCGGGGCCATAGCCGGCGCGGTCCTCGCGGAAGCGATGTTCGGCCGCGTCCCCGGAGCCTTCTCCACCCAGGTCCGCGACGGCGGACACCTGCTCGTCGGGGAGGTCGTGGCCACCGCCGGGCTGGTCCTGGTGATCCAGGGCCTCGGCCGCATCGGCCGGCCGAAGCTGATCCCGGCCGCGGTCGCCGCCTACATCGCCGCCGCGATCTGGTTCACCTCCTCCGGGTCCTTCGCGAACCCGGCCGGCACCATCGGGCGCAGCTTCAGCGATTCCTTCACCGGCATCGCCCCGCAGTCGCTGCCGGGGTTCGTCGCCGCCCAGCTCGTCGGCGGGATCCTCGGCCTGATCCTCGCGGCAGTGCTCTACGGGACCATCGGCCGGGCGGCCGCCGACGCGACCGCCGAAGCGGCTGACGCCACGGGCACTGCCAACACCAGCAGCACCGTCGGTACCAGCAGCACCGTCGGTACCAGCAGTACCGTCAGCACTGTCGGCACCGTCAGCACCAGCATTCCGGTGGCCGAAACCAGCACGCCCGGACCGGCGTTCCAGACCGCCGTCTGACGCTCCGGGACAGGTTCCCCACAGGTCTGGCTGACTTGTCCACAGCCCTTTGTGTCGGTTTCGCCGACAAAAGTGCGATCCGGCCTGTGGACTACTGAGCGAGCACTACCGGCCTCCGCGGTTGGCCAGATCGTTCATCGTCCGGGCCTGCAACTCCCGCTCCGTGGCGGCCCGGACGAACTCCGCCACATGGTCGGGCCCCACCAGCTCCTGCACCGCCCGTACGGTCTCCGCGGGCAGGGCCACCGGAGCCGGCCCGGACGGCTGCGGGGTTCCGACGGCCCCGAGGTGGCGCTGCAGGTGCCGGGTCGCGAAGAGGCGCATCGCCCGGGCCAGTTCCGCGTCCACCGTCTGCTGCGCCAGCGGCCGCAGTCTGCGCACCATCGTCGCCGCCTCGGCCGCGTCGGAGTCCGTGGGGGGCACGGCCCCCAGGTACCGGGCGAAGACGTGCTCCGTGGTGAACTCCAGGAAGCGCGAGGCGATGAGCTCCACCTGGCCGCGCAGCTCCCGCAGATGACCGGTGATCGCGGGCAGCGGGACCCCCGCGGCGTACAGCTCGGCCGCCACGGACAGTTCCTGCGGAGACGGTACGAGGAACTGGTCCGGTCGATCCGGGATCCGCTCCAGCACGCCCAGTTCGCACGCCTCGCCGACCGCTTCGTCGTCGGGCATGCCGCCGAACCGTTCGTTCAGCTCGTCCCGGCTTATCCGGGCCGCCTCCTCGTCCGTCCACGGCCCGTGCACCTCGGCCACCAGCCCGAGGACCCCGCCGAGCCCGCGGCCCGCGTCCCAGGCCTCCAGCAGTTCCTTGATCGAGGCCAGGGTGTACCCGCGGTCCAGCAGGTCGGCGATCTGGCGCAGCCGCGCCAGATGCGTGTCCCGGTAGACGTTGGAACGGCCTCGCCGCTCCGGCTTCGGCAGCAGACCGCGGTCCTGGTACGCCCGGATCGTGCGGACGGTCGCACCGCTGTGGTGCGCCAGATCCTCGATCCGGTACTCGGCTACTGCCTGCTCGGACAATCCCGGCTCCCTACGACATGGCGGCTCGGCCGACCGCGCCCGCAGCTGACCGGGCGGCAGGTGAAGCCGCGAGGTACTCGACCGCCCTGCGCAGCGAGCCCTCCTGCGAGGGATGGTACGACCGCCGCAGGTAGCGGGGTATGGCCGCGGCGAGCTCTCTCCAAGTGGGCAGCAGACCCTTGGCCACGGACCGGTTGTGCTCGCGCAGCGCATAGCGGGTCCGTCCGCGCAGTTCGGGGTCGTTGCGCAGGAGGTACGAGGCCCCCGCGATCCACAGCCAGCCCATGACCGGCGCGACCACGGCCATGCCCCCGACCCGGCGGGCGTAGCGGGGCAGGCCGGCTCCGCCGCAGTGCTGGTACATGTCGAAGGCGACCGAGCGGTGCTCCACCTCCTCCGCGCCGTGCCAGCGCAGCAGGTCGAGCATGACCTCGTCCGCTCCGGCCGTGTCCAGCCCCTCGGCGCCGAGCACCCAGTCCCCGAGGACCGCCGTGAACTGCTCGATCGCGGCGACCAGCGCGAGCCGGAAGCGCAGCCACTCCTGCGCGGTGATCGGGGCGCCGAACGGCGGGGTCTCCCCCAACAGCCTCTCGAAGAGGAAGTCCACGTACTTCGTGTACGCCTCGGTGGGCAGCCGCTGTTCGGAGAGGTGGTCCAGGACGTAGGAGTGCTGCACGCTGTGCGTGGCCTCCTGGCCCATGAACCCCTTCACGTCGCCGCGCAGCCGCGGGTCCGTGACCAGGGGCAGGGCCTCCTTGAAGACCTTCACGAACCACCGCTCACCGGCCGGCAGCAGCAGGTGCAGCACGTTGATGACGTGGGTGGCGGTGGGCTCGTCCGGTATCCAGTGCAGCGGGGTGGTCTTCCAGTCGAAGGCCACCCGGCGCGGTGCGATCGGGCCCTGGGCAGCCCTGCCCAGGGCCGCCCCGCTCACAGCTTGGGCTCCAGTTTCGCGAACCGCCGCAGGGCCCCCGGCGCGAACCGGGACATCCACAGGGCGCCCTTGGACTCGGGGGTCACCGGAACCACGGCCTGGTTCTTCACGACCGCGAGCAGGATCGCGTCCGCGACCTTCTCCGGCGGGAAGTTGCGCAGCCCGTAGAGGCGCGAGGACTTCTGCTGGCGCCGCTTCTCCTCTGCCTCGTCCACTCCGGCGAAGCGGGAGGTGGCGGTGATGTTGGTGTTGACGATGCCGGGGCAGATCGCCGACACCCCGATCGACTTCGAGGCCAGCTCGGCCCGCAGGCATTCGCTGAGCATCAGCACCGCCGCCTTGGAGGTGCTGTACGCGGGCAGCGTCTTGGAGGGCAGGTAGGCGGCGGCGGAGGCGGTGTTGACGATGTGCCCGCCCTGGCCGCGCTCGGCCATCTGCCTGCCGAAGAGCCGGCAGCCGTGGATGACGCCCCACAGGTTGACGTCGAGGACCTTCTTCCAGTCCTCGGCGGTCGTGTCCAGGAACGGTCCCGACAGGCCGATCCCGGCGTTGTTGACCAGGACGTCCACGATCCCGTACTCGGAGGCGACCTTCTCGGCGAGCTTCTCCATGGCCTGTTCGTCGCTGACGTCGACGCACTCGCCCCAGGCCTGCGGGGAGCCGACCAAGCGCGCCATGTCGGCGGTACGGGCGGCGCCGTCGGCGTCCCGGTCCACGCACACCACACGGGCGCCGGCCTCGGCGAACGCGAAGGCGGTGGCCCGTCCGATGCCGCTGGCGGCTCCGGTGACCAGGACCAGCTGGCCACCGAAGCGGTCCGCGTACCGGCCCGGGGCCTTCTGCTCCGGTGCCCGCGTGGCGGGCTCCTCCCGGGAGGTGACGAACTCGGTGATCCACGCGGCCAGCTGGTCGGGCCGGGTCCGCGGCACCCAGTGCTTGGCCGGCAGGGTGCGGCGCACCAGGTCCGGGGCCCACAGATCCAGATCGTCGTAGAGCCGCTCGGAGAGGAAGGCGTCCCCGGTGGGGGTGATCAGCTGCACCGGTACGTGGGCGTACGCGTCGGCGCGCGGCCGGCGCATCCGGGGCCGGACGTTGTCCCGGTAGAGCCAGGCACCGTGTGCGGCGTCGGAGGGCAGGGAGGCCGTGGGGTAGTCCCCGGCCGGGACCTTCTCCAGCCGCTCCAGCATCTTCGGCCAGCGCTTGCCGAGCGGACCGCGCCAGGCCAGCTCCGGCAGTACGGGCGTGTGCAGCATGTACACGTACCAGGACTTGGCGCCCTGGTTCAGCAGCTGGGCCGCCCGGCGCGGGGTGGGCCGGGCCATCCGCTTCTTGATCCAGTGCCCGAAGTGGTCCAGGGAGGGCCCCGACATCGAGGTGAAGGAGGCGATCCTGCCCTCGGTCCGGGCGACCGTCGCGAACTCCCAGCCCTGTACGGAGCCCCAGTCGTGGCCGACCAGGTGCACCGGGCGGTCCGGGCTGACCGCGTCGATGACCGCGAGGAAGTCGTCGGTCAGCTTCTCCAGGGTGAACCCGCCGCGCAGCGGCTGCGGCGCGGTGGAGCGCCCGTGGCCCCGTACGTCGTAGAGCACGACGTGGAAACGGGAGGCCAGCCGCTCGGCGACCGGCGACCAGACCTCCTTGCTGTCCGGGTAGCCGTGCACCAGGACCACGGTCGGCCGGTTCGCGTCGCCGAGTTCGACGACGCACAGCTCGACCCCGCCGGTGCTCACCCGGCGCTCGCGCCCGCCCGCCAGGCCCGCGTCCGTCATTGCGCTCATGCCGCCTTCTCCTCAGCCCAGCGCCGCACGTGCGGCAGATCGTCGTCCAGCCAGTACGCGCTCTCCTCGGGGTCCCGGGAGTCGGTGACGACCAGGATCTCCTCGAACTTCGCGCCGGTGCCCCGGAAGCCCAGGTGCGGCTCCACCGCCCACAGGCCGGGTTGCGGCGGGTGGTCGGAGAAGCGGTACGGGCTCCACAGCGGGGACCAGCCCTCGCGGTGGCCGCGCAGGGCGTCGGAGGCCAGCCCCTTCAGGGCCTGGGTGCCGAACCCGAACGCGGTCGGGGCCCAGCTCCGCTCCTTGACCCGGTCTATTTTGTGCGCGATGACGCCGAACGGGTAGGCCCGGTGCCGGTTCGTGTACCCCTGGGCGATCATCAGCCGCTCCACCTCCTCGTAGATGTCGCGCAGGGAGCGGCGCTCGCGGACCTGGTCGAGGATCAGCACGCGGTGCGCCTGCAGATCTGACATGAGCCGGTCCTGCACCGGGTTGAGGCCGAGGCTGCCCGAGTACCCGATGTCCGCGGTGTGGCCCTTGTAGACCGGGGCCATGTCGAGGATGAACGGCATCCCCGGCTCCAGGGCCCGGTTCGTCGGGAAGAACTGCAGGGGGATCTTGAAGCCGGTGAAGGCGGTCCGGTCCCCGAACCACGCGAACGGCATGTGGAACCAGTCCCGCACCCCCCGCTCGCGCAGCCAGTCGCGCTGCATCCGCGCGGCCTCGCGCTCGGTCACGCCGGGGCGCAGCTGCGCCGCGACGGCTTCCGCGCACTCGTAGGAGAGGCGCTGCACCTCCTTGAACCCGCGCAGCTCGGCGGAGAGCTCCGTGGTGCGTCGCTTCGTGCGTTGCCTGGTGTCCCCAGCCATGCCAGCCGTCCGTCCATGTAGCCGTACGCGCCCGTAACTTGACACTGATGAATGTGACAATGACCGGAGATCACGTCAAGGCCCGTGCACGGACCTGTGGACAAACTTGTCCGGTACGCATCAGCCCTACGTCAGCCTTATGTCGGGGTCCGTAGTCCTGAAGGCGGAGAAGGGATCCAGCTCCAGGTCTGACGATCCGGGCCCGGTGCGCCACTAACGTCGTTCACGTGACTGTCATCGCGACCGAAAGCCTGAGCAAGCGGTACCC
Protein-coding sequences here:
- a CDS encoding HSP90 family protein — encoded protein: MTSEEPHPNTFQVDLRGLVDLLSHHLYSSPRVYVRELLQNAVDAVTARHALDPAAEIRIRLSATGNRVTIEDSGIGLTADEAHSLLATIGRSSKRGGPHGLETTRQEFLGQFGIGLLACFVVAREIRVVTRSARDPLAAPVEWLATDDGSYTVRELPSDARPEPGTTVVLEARPGAEEWTVPAKVERLARDYGSLLPYDITFDDGSATGPRPVTDRPAVWDRPFPTPAARRVALAGHCARLFGFTPLDSIDLDLPVAGVRGVAYVLPEPTSPAHRSGHRVHLKGMLLTDKADNLLPDWAFFVRAVLDTDTLRPTASRENLYDDETLAAVREALGARVRAWLAELATSEPERLAAFLAVHHLGVKSLARHDAELLGLMLPWLPFETSDGSMSLEQFASAHTEIHFTRTVEEFRQIAPIAAAHGLGVINAGYTYDADLLALLPAVRPELKVTELDAGAVTERLDPVPTSAELALTPFLATARTRLEPQSCDVVLRAFQPAAVPALYLDDRQARQERDRTAALESADSLWSGILGSLRGSAPRARLVLNHNNPLIRRIAALPDEALTGTAVESLYGQALLRSQRPLRAADTTLLNRAFLGLLEWATHPVSSTDSTGTGTQEEQK
- a CDS encoding RNA 2'-phosphotransferase; the protein is MDDKRTVKVSKYVSKHLRHQPERIGLVLDPQGWVEIDELLNATAAHGFPISRAELDHVVAANDKQRFAVDGSRIRASQGHTVAVDLGLPEAEPPAYLYHGTVAAALDAIRAEGLRPMARHHVHLSPDRETATRVGARRGRPVVLAVDAGAMRAAGHVFRISANGVWLADAVPPQFLRFQ
- a CDS encoding MerR family transcriptional regulator is translated as MSEQAVAEYRIEDLAHHSGATVRTIRAYQDRGLLPKPERRGRSNVYRDTHLARLRQIADLLDRGYTLASIKELLEAWDAGRGLGGVLGLVAEVHGPWTDEEAARISRDELNERFGGMPDDEAVGEACELGVLERIPDRPDQFLVPSPQELSVAAELYAAGVPLPAITGHLRELRGQVELIASRFLEFTTEHVFARYLGAVPPTDSDAAEAATMVRRLRPLAQQTVDAELARAMRLFATRHLQRHLGAVGTPQPSGPAPVALPAETVRAVQELVGPDHVAEFVRAATERELQARTMNDLANRGGR
- a CDS encoding metal-dependent hydrolase, with the protein product MSGAALGRAAQGPIAPRRVAFDWKTTPLHWIPDEPTATHVINVLHLLLPAGERWFVKVFKEALPLVTDPRLRGDVKGFMGQEATHSVQHSYVLDHLSEQRLPTEAYTKYVDFLFERLLGETPPFGAPITAQEWLRFRLALVAAIEQFTAVLGDWVLGAEGLDTAGADEVMLDLLRWHGAEEVEHRSVAFDMYQHCGGAGLPRYARRVGGMAVVAPVMGWLWIAGASYLLRNDPELRGRTRYALREHNRSVAKGLLPTWRELAAAIPRYLRRSYHPSQEGSLRRAVEYLAASPAARSAAGAVGRAAMS
- a CDS encoding SDR family oxidoreductase; the protein is MTDAGLAGGRERRVSTGGVELCVVELGDANRPTVVLVHGYPDSKEVWSPVAERLASRFHVVLYDVRGHGRSTAPQPLRGGFTLEKLTDDFLAVIDAVSPDRPVHLVGHDWGSVQGWEFATVARTEGRIASFTSMSGPSLDHFGHWIKKRMARPTPRRAAQLLNQGAKSWYVYMLHTPVLPELAWRGPLGKRWPKMLERLEKVPAGDYPTASLPSDAAHGAWLYRDNVRPRMRRPRADAYAHVPVQLITPTGDAFLSERLYDDLDLWAPDLVRRTLPAKHWVPRTRPDQLAAWITEFVTSREEPATRAPEQKAPGRYADRFGGQLVLVTGAASGIGRATAFAFAEAGARVVCVDRDADGAARTADMARLVGSPQAWGECVDVSDEQAMEKLAEKVASEYGIVDVLVNNAGIGLSGPFLDTTAEDWKKVLDVNLWGVIHGCRLFGRQMAERGQGGHIVNTASAAAYLPSKTLPAYSTSKAAVLMLSECLRAELASKSIGVSAICPGIVNTNITATSRFAGVDEAEEKRRQQKSSRLYGLRNFPPEKVADAILLAVVKNQAVVPVTPESKGALWMSRFAPGALRRFAKLEPKL
- a CDS encoding M24 family metallopeptidase, with the translated sequence MAGDTRQRTKRRTTELSAELRGFKEVQRLSYECAEAVAAQLRPGVTEREAARMQRDWLRERGVRDWFHMPFAWFGDRTAFTGFKIPLQFFPTNRALEPGMPFILDMAPVYKGHTADIGYSGSLGLNPVQDRLMSDLQAHRVLILDQVRERRSLRDIYEEVERLMIAQGYTNRHRAYPFGVIAHKIDRVKERSWAPTAFGFGTQALKGLASDALRGHREGWSPLWSPYRFSDHPPQPGLWAVEPHLGFRGTGAKFEEILVVTDSRDPEESAYWLDDDLPHVRRWAEEKAA